Proteins encoded together in one Diceros bicornis minor isolate mBicDic1 chromosome 18, mDicBic1.mat.cur, whole genome shotgun sequence window:
- the CD300E gene encoding CMRF35-like molecule 2 yields the protein MWLLPAMLLLCIPGCLSLMGPSCVTGTMGNSLSVQCQYEERYKAYNKYWCRGQYDTTCDIIVETKGEEKDERNGRVSIRDRADKLTFTVTMENLNADDAGSYWCGIQTVWILDAWSRDPSVQVKVSVSPAPGTTTGTTRCPVAPATLPVVNTGQNLSTRKVLTHSSGSQPSNVHFLLLVFLKLPLFLSMLTAVLWVNRPQRGPRGRQSPSLP from the exons ATGTGGCTGCTCCCAGCCATGCTCCTTCTCTGCATCCCAG GCTGTTTGTCCCTGATGGGCCCCAGCTGTGTGACAGGCACCATGGGGAACTCTCTGAGTGTGCAGTGTCAGTATGAGGAGAGGTACAAGGCGTATAACAAATACTGGTGCCGAGGACAGTACGACACAACATGTGACATAATTGTGGAGaccaaaggagaagagaaagatgagAGGAATGGTCGTGTGTCCATCAGAGACCGCGCTGATAAGCTCACCTTCACAGTGACCATGGAGAACCTCAATGCAGATGATGCTGGATCCTACTGGTGTGGAATTCAGACAGTATGGATCCTGGACGCGTGGTCACGTGACCCATCAGTCCAAGTTAAGGTGTCTGTTTCCCCAG CACCAGGTACAACCACAGGGACGACCAGATGTCCAGTGGCACCTGCCACCCTTCCAGTGGTGAACACCGGGCAGAACCTTAGCACCAGGAAGGTGCTGACCCACAGCTCAG GGTCCCAGCCCAGCAACGTCCACTTTCTACTCCTGGTCTTCCTGAAGCTGCCCCTGTTCCTGAGCATGCTCACTGCTGTCCTCTGGGTGAACAGACCTCAGAGGGGCCCTAGAGGGAGACAGA gcccaAGCCTGCCCTGA